A genomic window from Rhodococcus sp. KBS0724 includes:
- a CDS encoding TetR/AcrR family transcriptional regulator, with protein sequence MRSQQKILNATLRLIEGGGFEAVNMAAIAHEAGVSRQTVYSNFGSREEVVSRAMSDLTVEMLSGIKARLDAVESACEYVVEFIVASRAEVRAHPVLTTLLLAERGDPVFSAEMMDRAKPVAHEFLSPIVERGLATEEELDGVIEISVRLGLSVIAFDSKSIHSDDDLRTFLTRWLQPAMGSTA encoded by the coding sequence GTGCGGTCGCAGCAGAAGATCCTGAACGCCACGCTTCGACTGATCGAGGGTGGCGGGTTCGAGGCCGTCAACATGGCTGCGATTGCTCACGAAGCCGGTGTGTCGCGCCAAACCGTCTACTCCAATTTCGGGTCCCGCGAAGAAGTGGTGTCCAGGGCGATGTCCGATCTCACGGTCGAGATGTTGAGTGGCATCAAAGCGCGACTGGATGCGGTGGAAAGCGCCTGCGAGTACGTCGTCGAGTTCATCGTGGCCTCGCGGGCGGAGGTGCGGGCTCATCCAGTACTGACGACATTGTTGCTGGCCGAACGGGGTGATCCGGTGTTCTCGGCCGAGATGATGGATCGGGCTAAACCTGTTGCGCACGAGTTTCTTTCACCCATCGTGGAGCGAGGGCTCGCAACGGAGGAGGAGTTGGACGGCGTTATCGAAATTTCCGTCCGCCTGGGGTTATCGGTCATCGCGTTCGACAGTAAGTCCATTCACTCCGACGACGATCTGCGAACTTTTCTCACTCGGTGGCTGCAGCCCGCAATGGGTTCCACTGCCTGA
- a CDS encoding GMC oxidoreductase, translating into MSALKRRAFLSGAAAAMAAVAVPSVARAGTAVRAVGVPLTREDHRVVVIGSGFGGGVTALRLAEAGVPVTVLERGIRWPSGPNAETFPHPANPDKRILWHQSNPTLFGRPVAFEPYVGLLETVSGENMTSICAAGVGGGSLVYQGMTLQPAESVFNAHFAEQLDYATMDRVHYQRVASMLQLAVAPDELVESPNYEAARVFARNATRSGLPVSKIPMPIDWNFALAELRGEMKASYTNGDGALGVNNGGKHSVDVTYIAAAEATGLVNVETLHQVTDVERAEDGRWRVYVNRTDTSGRVLENKILTTKALVMAAGSANTTKLLVRAGAQGRIPDLPDELGGGWGTNADRIYIWSDPTENFGSTQGGPVVYGSRNWDDPNSAFTVIQASFPPVPFDAHSTVMVGFGVSKDRGRFVYDFARDEAVLRWPKAGDSAIQLGHIGPAAHKIAGNTGILTDTNALLSSTWHPLGGACMGTVCDLEGRVHGQRGLYVLDGALMPGTAAACNPSMTIAAVAERALDYIVKEDVGTVF; encoded by the coding sequence ATGTCTGCACTGAAACGGCGAGCCTTTCTGTCCGGGGCTGCCGCGGCCATGGCCGCAGTGGCTGTACCGAGTGTTGCGCGGGCCGGTACCGCTGTCAGAGCGGTGGGAGTGCCGCTCACCCGCGAAGACCACCGCGTTGTGGTGATCGGTTCGGGATTTGGCGGCGGCGTGACCGCGCTGCGGCTGGCCGAGGCCGGAGTTCCGGTTACTGTGCTGGAGAGGGGAATTCGGTGGCCGTCTGGCCCGAATGCCGAGACGTTTCCCCATCCGGCCAATCCTGACAAACGGATCCTGTGGCACCAGTCCAATCCGACGCTTTTCGGGAGACCGGTTGCATTCGAGCCGTACGTCGGGTTGCTCGAGACGGTGTCCGGGGAGAACATGACCTCGATCTGCGCCGCTGGAGTTGGCGGTGGATCGCTGGTGTACCAGGGCATGACACTGCAACCTGCAGAATCCGTCTTCAATGCGCACTTTGCCGAGCAGTTGGACTACGCGACGATGGATCGCGTCCACTATCAGCGCGTTGCATCCATGCTGCAACTCGCAGTAGCGCCGGACGAGTTGGTTGAGAGCCCGAATTACGAGGCTGCCCGTGTATTCGCCCGCAATGCAACGCGTTCCGGACTTCCGGTGTCGAAGATTCCGATGCCGATCGACTGGAACTTTGCGCTGGCCGAACTGCGCGGGGAAATGAAAGCCTCGTACACCAATGGCGATGGCGCACTAGGCGTGAACAACGGCGGCAAGCACTCGGTGGACGTCACCTACATCGCTGCCGCAGAAGCCACAGGATTGGTGAACGTCGAGACGCTGCATCAGGTTACCGATGTCGAACGCGCGGAAGACGGCCGGTGGCGGGTATACGTGAATCGAACCGACACATCCGGGCGGGTACTCGAGAACAAGATCCTGACGACTAAGGCGCTGGTTATGGCCGCAGGTAGCGCCAACACCACAAAGTTGCTTGTGCGGGCCGGTGCGCAGGGGCGGATTCCCGATCTGCCGGACGAGTTGGGCGGTGGCTGGGGCACCAATGCCGACCGCATCTACATCTGGTCCGACCCCACCGAGAATTTCGGTAGCACCCAGGGCGGTCCCGTTGTCTACGGAAGTCGGAACTGGGACGATCCGAACTCCGCGTTCACCGTCATTCAGGCGTCGTTCCCGCCGGTGCCGTTCGATGCGCACAGCACAGTGATGGTCGGATTCGGTGTCAGCAAAGACAGAGGCCGGTTTGTGTACGACTTCGCGCGGGACGAGGCAGTGCTCCGTTGGCCGAAGGCCGGCGACTCTGCGATCCAGCTAGGCCACATCGGGCCGGCGGCCCACAAGATCGCCGGGAACACAGGCATCCTCACCGACACGAATGCGCTGCTGTCGTCGACGTGGCATCCGCTCGGCGGCGCGTGCATGGGAACGGTCTGCGACCTCGAGGGCCGAGTACATGGCCAGCGTGGGCTGTACGTGCTCGACGGTGCCTTGATGCCCGGCACTGCCGCCGCCTGCAATCCGTCGATGACTATCGCGGCCGTCGCTGAGCGGGCCCTCGACTACATCGTGAAAGAGGATGTCGGAACGGTGTTTTGA
- a CDS encoding 3-hydroxyacyl-CoA dehydrogenase NAD-binding domain-containing protein, giving the protein MSDIATAFADEVVTNAYTKIISVPGIEGPFALITLDNGFDHTKPSSFGPGGLAAFDAALDEAFAANPVAIAVTGKPFIFAAGADLKGVPAITSREQGLELGRLGHKVFRRLRESSVPTFAFINGVALGGGLEVGLHSHYRTVAANAGALGLPEAFLGLVPGWGGTQLLPNLVGPSNAVTVVIENSLNQNKVLSPKKALELGVVDVVLDSADFIEQSLAWASQVLAGTVTPARPEIDRGQGWDDAIARAKAIVDGKTKGNAPGAVKAVELLELARSTDITDAASLDKGFAAEDEALADLLLTDELRAGLYAFDLVNKRAKRPAGAPDRSLARKVNGVGIVGAGLMASQLALLFVRQLKVPVILTDIDQERIDKGVGYVHTEIDKLLGKGRLSPDAANRLKALVSGSLDKTAFAKTDFVIEAVFENMDVKKKVFAELEQFIAPETILATNTSSLSITEMASELKHPERVVGFHFFNPVAVLPLLEIIKGSKTDDATLATAFATAKSLKKSAVLCGDKAGFVFNRLVTRTLGEVMSAVDEGTPFDVADNAIAELGMPMSPFTLLALVGPAVALHTGETLQASYPDRFKSSPGLEALVEARKPGVWTWGENGQAVDPEVAALWPQGDKASTSEEVLERTRRAFAEEIQIMLDEGVVAAAEDIDLCLLLGGGFGFWNGGITPYLDRTGTSEAVNGKRFLAPGVASV; this is encoded by the coding sequence ATGTCTGATATTGCAACAGCATTCGCCGACGAGGTCGTGACGAACGCCTACACCAAGATCATCTCGGTTCCCGGCATCGAGGGCCCGTTTGCACTGATCACCCTCGACAACGGCTTCGACCACACCAAGCCGTCGTCATTCGGCCCCGGCGGGCTCGCAGCATTCGACGCTGCCCTCGACGAAGCCTTTGCCGCCAACCCGGTTGCCATCGCCGTCACCGGCAAGCCCTTCATCTTCGCCGCCGGCGCGGACCTCAAGGGTGTTCCCGCTATCACCTCACGTGAGCAGGGACTCGAGCTGGGCCGCTTGGGCCACAAGGTGTTCCGACGCCTGCGTGAGTCCTCCGTTCCCACGTTCGCCTTCATCAACGGCGTCGCCCTGGGCGGCGGCCTCGAGGTCGGCCTCCACAGCCATTACCGCACCGTTGCCGCCAACGCCGGTGCACTCGGCCTGCCGGAAGCATTCCTCGGTCTGGTCCCAGGTTGGGGCGGAACGCAGTTGCTCCCCAACCTGGTCGGCCCGTCCAACGCCGTCACCGTGGTGATCGAGAACTCGCTGAACCAGAACAAGGTGCTCTCCCCCAAGAAGGCACTCGAACTCGGCGTCGTCGACGTCGTTCTCGACTCCGCCGACTTCATCGAGCAGTCACTCGCCTGGGCGTCGCAGGTCCTCGCCGGCACTGTGACCCCCGCTCGCCCCGAGATCGATCGCGGCCAGGGCTGGGATGACGCGATCGCTCGCGCGAAGGCAATCGTCGACGGCAAGACCAAGGGCAACGCACCCGGCGCCGTCAAGGCCGTCGAGTTGCTCGAACTGGCTCGCAGCACCGACATCACGGATGCGGCTTCGCTCGACAAGGGCTTTGCCGCCGAGGACGAGGCACTCGCCGATCTCCTCCTGACCGACGAACTCCGCGCCGGCCTGTACGCCTTCGATCTGGTGAACAAGCGCGCCAAGCGACCCGCCGGAGCGCCCGACCGCTCGCTGGCCCGCAAGGTCAACGGCGTCGGCATCGTCGGTGCCGGCCTCATGGCCAGCCAGCTCGCGCTGCTCTTCGTCCGCCAGCTCAAGGTGCCGGTCATCCTGACCGACATCGACCAGGAGCGCATCGACAAGGGTGTCGGCTACGTCCACACCGAGATCGACAAGCTCCTCGGCAAGGGAAGACTGTCCCCCGACGCCGCGAACCGCCTCAAGGCACTCGTTTCCGGCTCGCTCGACAAGACCGCGTTCGCCAAGACCGACTTCGTCATCGAAGCCGTCTTCGAGAACATGGACGTCAAGAAGAAGGTCTTCGCGGAACTCGAGCAGTTCATCGCTCCCGAGACGATCCTCGCGACCAACACCTCGTCACTTTCCATCACGGAGATGGCGTCCGAGCTGAAGCATCCCGAGCGCGTGGTCGGCTTCCACTTCTTCAACCCGGTTGCCGTTCTTCCCCTCCTCGAGATCATCAAGGGCAGCAAGACCGACGACGCTACGCTCGCAACGGCTTTCGCCACCGCGAAGTCCCTGAAGAAGTCTGCCGTCCTGTGCGGCGACAAGGCAGGCTTCGTCTTCAACCGCCTCGTCACCCGCACCTTGGGTGAGGTCATGTCGGCCGTCGACGAAGGCACCCCATTCGACGTCGCGGACAACGCTATCGCCGAACTCGGTATGCCCATGTCGCCGTTCACCTTGCTGGCCCTCGTCGGACCCGCAGTGGCACTGCACACCGGTGAGACTCTGCAGGCGTCGTACCCGGACCGGTTCAAGAGCTCGCCCGGACTCGAAGCACTCGTCGAAGCCCGCAAGCCCGGCGTCTGGACCTGGGGCGAGAACGGTCAGGCCGTCGATCCCGAGGTTGCCGCACTGTGGCCGCAGGGCGACAAGGCATCCACCTCGGAAGAGGTCCTCGAGCGCACACGTCGTGCATTCGCCGAGGAAATCCAGATCATGCTCGACGAGGGCGTTGTAGCGGCAGCCGAGGACATCGACCTCTGCCTGCTGCTCGGCGGCGGATTCGGATTCTGGAACGGCGGAATCACGCCGTACCTGGACCGAACCGGCACCTCCGAAGCAGTCAACGGCAAGCGCTTCCTCGCGCCTGGTGTTGCCAGCGTCTGA
- a CDS encoding thiolase family protein has product MAPSTHNQRNVVFVDGIRTPFGKAGPKGMYAETRADDLVVKAIRELLHRNPQLDPARIDEVAIAATTQTGDQGLTIGRTAAILAGLPETVPGFAIDRMCAGAMTAVTTTASGIGFGQYDVVVAGGVEHMGHHPMGEGADPNPRFLADRLVDPSALVMGNTAENLHDRFPTITKDRTDAYAVNSQNKYDAAKKAGFIADTLVPVATRSSAGWGLATEDEPPRPGTTVEDLAKLKTPFRPAGRITAGNAAGLNDGATAALLAGEDTAAELGLPVGMRMVGFAYQGVDPAVMGIGPVPATEKLLARTGLKIEDIGLFEINEAFAVQVLAFLEHYGIADDDPRVNQWGGAIACGHPLASSGVRLMTQLSRQFATRPDVRYGLTTMCIGLGMGGTVIWENPNHADYEAGV; this is encoded by the coding sequence GTGGCTCCATCCACACACAACCAACGCAACGTCGTCTTTGTCGACGGCATTCGCACCCCGTTCGGCAAAGCAGGCCCCAAGGGCATGTACGCCGAAACGCGTGCAGACGACCTCGTCGTCAAAGCCATCCGCGAACTGCTTCATCGCAACCCGCAGCTGGATCCCGCGCGGATCGACGAAGTGGCGATCGCTGCCACCACTCAGACCGGTGACCAGGGACTGACCATCGGCCGCACCGCCGCGATCCTCGCCGGCCTGCCCGAGACCGTCCCCGGATTTGCCATCGACCGCATGTGCGCCGGCGCGATGACCGCCGTCACCACCACCGCGTCTGGCATCGGCTTCGGCCAGTACGACGTTGTTGTCGCCGGCGGCGTCGAGCACATGGGTCACCACCCGATGGGTGAGGGCGCAGACCCCAACCCGCGCTTCCTCGCCGACCGCCTGGTCGACCCGAGCGCACTCGTGATGGGCAACACCGCCGAGAACCTGCACGACCGGTTCCCGACCATCACGAAGGACCGCACGGACGCGTACGCCGTGAACAGCCAGAACAAGTACGACGCCGCCAAGAAGGCCGGCTTCATCGCCGACACCCTGGTTCCCGTCGCGACCCGCAGCTCAGCCGGTTGGGGCCTCGCCACCGAGGACGAGCCGCCGCGCCCCGGAACCACCGTCGAAGACCTCGCGAAGCTCAAGACGCCGTTCCGCCCGGCCGGACGCATCACCGCCGGTAACGCCGCCGGACTCAACGACGGCGCCACCGCCGCCCTGCTCGCCGGCGAAGACACCGCAGCCGAACTCGGCCTGCCCGTCGGCATGCGCATGGTCGGCTTTGCCTACCAGGGCGTCGACCCCGCCGTCATGGGCATCGGACCGGTTCCCGCCACCGAGAAGCTCCTCGCCCGCACCGGCCTGAAGATCGAGGACATCGGACTCTTCGAGATCAACGAAGCCTTCGCCGTTCAGGTCCTCGCATTCCTCGAGCACTACGGAATCGCCGACGACGACCCACGCGTCAACCAGTGGGGCGGCGCCATCGCGTGCGGCCACCCCCTCGCTTCCTCGGGTGTGCGCCTGATGACGCAGCTCTCCCGCCAGTTCGCGACACGTCCCGACGTGCGCTACGGCTTGACCACCATGTGCATCGGCCTCGGCATGGGTGGCACCGTCATCTGGGAAAACCCGAACCACGCTGATTACGAAGCTGGAGTCTAG
- a CDS encoding ribonuclease D, which translates to MSEVTDDATEPTSDVEPLLVPRDGVPDVITTADGVAKAAAQLTAGTGPLAVDAERASGFRYSARAYLIQLRREGAGSFLIDPIPTAADMAPLAEAINPLEWVLHSADQDLPGLAELGLYPAVLFDTELAGRLAGFERVGLAAIVERTLHVELRKGHGAADWSTRPLPAPWLNYAALDVEVLLELRDAMEAELRAQGKLDWAKEEFEHIRLAGPPKPKPDRWRRTSHITSLKTTRQLAAVRALWQAREDLARKRDVSPSRVLPDSAIIDAALKDPRSMDALRSLPVFGGPRQRRYSRIWMSALESARALPDSELPPKTPPNIGPPAPGRWARQDPAAADRLTAARAALSDLSSEVSVPVENLLQPDLVRRLCWDWTIEPASDITVVTDAIETKLTSGGARAWQRKLTVPVLAEALNSVVPAENDAAPAEEEAAATGES; encoded by the coding sequence ATGTCCGAAGTCACCGATGATGCAACCGAGCCCACGTCCGATGTCGAACCACTCCTCGTACCGCGTGACGGTGTCCCGGATGTCATCACCACTGCCGACGGAGTCGCGAAGGCTGCCGCTCAATTGACGGCGGGCACGGGGCCTTTGGCTGTTGACGCCGAGCGTGCGTCGGGGTTCCGGTACTCAGCCCGCGCGTATCTGATTCAGCTCCGACGCGAGGGCGCCGGATCGTTTCTGATCGATCCGATCCCCACCGCTGCGGACATGGCACCGCTGGCCGAGGCGATCAACCCGCTGGAGTGGGTTCTGCATTCGGCGGATCAGGATCTGCCGGGACTTGCCGAGCTGGGGTTGTATCCGGCTGTACTTTTCGACACGGAGTTGGCCGGCCGACTGGCCGGATTCGAACGAGTCGGTCTGGCCGCAATCGTGGAACGCACGTTGCATGTCGAACTTCGCAAGGGCCACGGCGCTGCCGACTGGTCGACGCGGCCACTGCCGGCACCCTGGCTGAACTATGCTGCCCTCGACGTCGAAGTGCTTCTGGAATTGCGCGACGCCATGGAGGCCGAACTGCGTGCGCAAGGCAAATTGGATTGGGCGAAAGAAGAATTCGAGCACATTCGACTTGCCGGCCCCCCGAAGCCGAAGCCGGATCGTTGGCGCCGCACGTCGCACATCACGTCCCTGAAGACCACTCGCCAATTGGCCGCGGTGCGGGCACTGTGGCAAGCGCGTGAAGATCTCGCACGTAAGCGCGACGTCTCGCCCAGCCGAGTGCTGCCGGATTCGGCGATCATCGACGCAGCTCTCAAGGATCCCCGGTCGATGGACGCACTGCGGTCGCTGCCCGTGTTCGGCGGACCGAGACAACGACGCTATTCACGGATCTGGATGTCGGCGCTGGAATCGGCTCGTGCCCTGCCGGACAGCGAGCTTCCGCCGAAGACTCCGCCGAACATCGGCCCGCCCGCTCCCGGGCGCTGGGCACGTCAAGATCCGGCGGCCGCCGATCGTCTGACTGCGGCCCGCGCCGCGCTGTCGGATCTCAGTTCCGAGGTGTCGGTCCCCGTCGAGAATCTGCTGCAACCCGATCTGGTCCGTCGCCTGTGCTGGGACTGGACGATCGAGCCGGCATCCGACATCACCGTCGTCACCGACGCGATCGAGACGAAGCTCACGTCCGGCGGCGCTCGCGCGTGGCAGCGGAAACTCACTGTCCCAGTCCTCGCCGAGGCGCTGAACTCGGTGGTTCCGGCGGAGAACGACGCTGCCCCGGCCGAAGAGGAAGCAGCGGCGACCGGAGAATCCTGA
- a CDS encoding wax ester/triacylglycerol synthase family O-acyltransferase, which produces MQRLSGLDATFLYLETSTQLLHVCGLVILDPSTIPGGYRYRSLLGELDSRMAAMPTFRRKLKDSRLNLDYPVWVDDHDFDIERHCHRTSVPAPGGHDELAELAGHIASQPLDRSRPLWEMWVIEGLADGTIAVMSKIHHSAADGITGANILAQLCSLEPESPALVDTTAESAGDAGTLDIAVGGLLAVISRPARLARLVPGGIAMLPKWVTRARKGTAMPAPFTAPRTSFNGAITGHRNIAFTQLDLAKVKAVKDRHGVKVNDVVLALCAGALRNYLDERGELPADSLVAMVPVSVHGKSDRAGTNQISGMFTQLGTQIADPLARLLAISEYNATSKNHNEALGANMLQDWSQFASPAVFGAAMRVYSSLKLAERHPVVSNLVVSNVPGPPVPLYFLGARITGMFPLGPIFHGAGLNVTVMSLDGKVDVGIVSCTDLAPQLHELAQGFALALDELLGAAEKGDEESNGEGCATTTPPAT; this is translated from the coding sequence ATGCAGCGTCTCAGCGGACTTGATGCCACCTTCCTGTACCTGGAAACGTCGACACAGCTACTCCACGTCTGCGGCCTGGTCATACTGGACCCGTCGACGATCCCCGGCGGATACCGCTATCGATCCCTTCTTGGCGAGTTGGACTCCCGTATGGCAGCGATGCCGACCTTCCGGCGCAAGCTGAAAGATTCACGCCTGAACCTCGACTACCCCGTCTGGGTGGACGACCACGACTTCGACATCGAACGCCACTGCCATCGCACATCGGTACCGGCGCCGGGTGGCCACGACGAACTGGCAGAACTTGCGGGACACATTGCGAGCCAACCGCTGGACCGCTCCCGTCCACTGTGGGAGATGTGGGTCATCGAAGGACTTGCCGACGGCACCATCGCCGTCATGTCGAAGATCCATCACAGCGCCGCAGACGGCATCACCGGTGCCAACATCCTGGCTCAACTGTGCAGTCTCGAACCGGAATCGCCCGCGTTGGTAGACACCACAGCCGAGAGCGCCGGTGACGCCGGCACACTCGATATCGCCGTCGGAGGCCTCCTCGCAGTGATTTCCCGGCCTGCACGGCTGGCCCGCCTCGTCCCCGGAGGCATAGCGATGCTGCCCAAATGGGTGACCCGCGCCCGCAAGGGCACAGCGATGCCCGCGCCGTTCACTGCCCCTCGAACGTCATTCAACGGCGCCATCACCGGACATCGCAATATTGCCTTCACCCAGCTCGACCTGGCCAAAGTGAAAGCCGTGAAGGACCGGCACGGCGTCAAGGTCAACGACGTCGTCCTTGCGCTGTGTGCCGGAGCGTTGCGTAACTACCTCGACGAGCGGGGCGAACTTCCCGCCGATTCGTTGGTCGCAATGGTTCCCGTGTCTGTTCACGGGAAATCCGACCGGGCAGGCACAAACCAGATCTCCGGCATGTTCACGCAACTAGGCACCCAGATCGCCGACCCGCTAGCCCGTTTGCTGGCGATCAGCGAATACAACGCGACCTCGAAAAACCACAACGAGGCGCTGGGCGCAAATATGCTTCAAGACTGGTCACAATTTGCGTCGCCCGCAGTGTTCGGCGCCGCAATGCGCGTCTACTCCTCACTCAAGCTGGCGGAACGCCACCCTGTTGTGTCGAATCTTGTCGTGTCGAACGTTCCCGGTCCCCCGGTTCCGCTGTACTTCCTGGGTGCACGCATAACGGGAATGTTCCCGCTGGGACCTATCTTTCACGGCGCCGGACTCAATGTGACGGTGATGTCGCTCGACGGCAAGGTAGATGTGGGAATCGTCAGTTGTACGGACTTGGCACCCCAATTGCACGAACTTGCGCAAGGATTCGCCCTGGCACTCGACGAACTCCTGGGAGCGGCCGAGAAAGGCGACGAGGAAAGTAACGGGGAAGGTTGCGCAACTACGACGCCTCCTGCGACGTAG
- a CDS encoding DUF3000 domain-containing protein: protein MTTSGSTADPAEFRAAIAAMGSAQVRSEIEVGPIRPPQRLAPYSHAIGAEVLHPESDTVSEQSEGDAFGRLILLFDPDGDEAWNGTMRLVAYIQADLDESLAADPLLPEVAWSWLVDALEAGGAPFVALGGTVTATTSVRYGDIAGPPRAHQLELRASWTATSTELGHHVEAFCEVLAYAAGLPPAGVTELSRKND, encoded by the coding sequence GTGACAACTTCCGGATCCACCGCTGACCCGGCCGAATTTCGTGCCGCAATCGCCGCAATGGGCTCAGCACAGGTCCGGTCCGAGATCGAAGTCGGTCCGATTCGCCCGCCACAACGACTTGCCCCATACAGCCACGCGATCGGCGCCGAGGTGCTCCATCCGGAATCGGACACTGTTTCCGAACAATCGGAAGGCGACGCGTTCGGTCGGCTCATCCTGCTGTTCGACCCAGACGGCGACGAAGCCTGGAACGGCACCATGCGTCTGGTCGCCTACATCCAAGCCGATCTCGACGAATCGCTCGCTGCTGATCCACTGTTGCCCGAAGTTGCGTGGAGTTGGCTGGTGGACGCCCTCGAAGCCGGCGGCGCTCCGTTTGTTGCGCTCGGCGGCACGGTCACGGCAACAACGTCGGTCCGCTACGGCGACATCGCCGGGCCTCCGCGGGCACATCAACTCGAACTCCGGGCCTCGTGGACTGCCACGTCCACGGAATTGGGACATCACGTCGAGGCCTTCTGCGAGGTACTGGCCTACGCCGCGGGCCTACCACCTGCCGGGGTAACGGAATTGTCGCGAAAGAACGACTGA